Proteins encoded in a region of the Gemmatimonadota bacterium genome:
- a CDS encoding ImmA/IrrE family metallo-endopeptidase, with protein MRIELGIASSAPLPAEELASFLEVRVLQVTELGLSPDDTRQLLHHDPESWSAITVSSAGKDAIIVNPNHHGGRYSSDVMHELAHLLLGHESSTLFFAGQEDLALRGYNKEAEDEANWLAGALLLPRDALVSIRKRRYSKELACTDYGVSRQMLDYRMRMTGVERQFSKGKKSNFKQ; from the coding sequence TTGCGTATTGAACTGGGCATTGCTTCCAGTGCACCTCTGCCAGCTGAAGAACTCGCATCCTTTTTGGAGGTGCGTGTTTTACAGGTAACGGAACTCGGTCTTTCACCTGATGACACCAGACAGTTATTGCATCATGATCCAGAGTCATGGTCCGCAATAACCGTATCGTCGGCTGGCAAGGATGCCATCATAGTTAATCCAAACCATCATGGAGGGCGTTATTCGAGCGACGTGATGCACGAACTGGCACATCTGCTACTGGGCCATGAATCAAGCACCCTGTTTTTTGCTGGTCAGGAAGACTTGGCCTTGCGCGGGTATAACAAGGAAGCTGAAGACGAAGCTAATTGGCTGGCCGGTGCTTTGTTGCTGCCTAGGGATGCCTTGGTATCAATACGGAAGAGACGCTATTCTAAGGAATTGGCATGCACAGACTATGGAGTAAGCCGTCAAATGCTGGATTACCGAATGCGGATGACAGGGGTGGAACGGCAGTTCTCAAAAGGTAAGAAGTCCAACTTCAAACAGTGA
- a CDS encoding helix-turn-helix transcriptional regulator produces MMKQEAVLAKVTLKNLGTIVREKRGSRGLRTVASEIGTSAPTLSRIESGKMPDLQTFGKLCRWLGLDPANLLDVRPKQLESGPTHVAVAHLKAHREIDPQTAKALANAILKAQMILHDAPEEVRESDGEGF; encoded by the coding sequence ATGATGAAACAGGAGGCTGTTTTGGCAAAGGTAACGCTAAAGAACTTGGGAACCATAGTCCGTGAAAAGCGAGGTTCTCGAGGGCTTCGAACCGTGGCGAGCGAGATCGGAACCAGTGCGCCAACGCTTTCTCGCATCGAGTCAGGTAAAATGCCCGATCTGCAAACGTTCGGTAAGTTGTGTCGATGGCTCGGTCTAGATCCGGCCAATCTGCTGGATGTAAGACCCAAACAGTTAGAATCAGGGCCTACCCATGTAGCGGTTGCCCACCTGAAAGCCCACCGGGAGATTGATCCACAGACTGCGAAGGCCTTGGCAAATGCAATATTGAAGGCACAGATGATCTTGCATGACGCCCCAGAAGAGGTGAGGGAATCGGATGGAGAGGGGTTTTAA
- a CDS encoding CBASS cGAMP-activated phospholipase has protein sequence MDNPTSKADVFSILSVDGGGTRGVYAAQILARVEDSLESEIRDCFDLLAGTSTGSIITGAAAAGIPMKQVVSLFEEESPLIFGKAKFPSRVSFYWRSRYSSESLEKSLAKHIPDIVLRDVNTPLIITSADIATGGVHVFKSRYLMDLGEPYERDGNVPLRDAILASCAAPTYFDPRLMGPYILADGGLWANNPSIIALSEALSKFNKGVENVYTLSLGTGYTAEIYASQKSWGLLTGWGASKLVSYILSLQSQASTNIAKLILNERYLRLDTEIDTWELDDTVHLANLKALADRDFTYQSKAILKHIRRGIK, from the coding sequence ATGGATAATCCAACAAGCAAAGCCGACGTCTTCAGTATTCTGAGTGTTGATGGAGGCGGGACCAGGGGAGTGTACGCCGCTCAAATACTCGCCAGAGTTGAAGATTCTCTTGAGTCAGAGATCAGAGATTGCTTCGACCTGCTCGCTGGTACAAGCACAGGATCCATCATCACAGGGGCTGCAGCCGCCGGAATACCGATGAAGCAGGTGGTTAGTTTATTTGAGGAGGAATCTCCATTAATCTTTGGGAAAGCAAAGTTTCCTTCTCGCGTGTCATTTTATTGGCGTAGCAGGTATTCAAGTGAATCCCTCGAAAAATCGCTGGCGAAACACATTCCGGATATTGTCCTCCGAGATGTAAATACTCCTTTGATAATTACCAGTGCTGATATTGCCACTGGTGGGGTACACGTGTTTAAGTCCAGGTATTTGATGGACCTCGGTGAGCCATACGAGAGGGACGGGAACGTGCCGCTCAGGGATGCGATTCTTGCCTCCTGCGCTGCACCAACGTATTTCGACCCCAGATTGATGGGTCCGTATATCCTGGCGGACGGCGGACTTTGGGCCAACAATCCGTCGATTATCGCTTTGTCTGAGGCCCTGTCTAAGTTCAACAAGGGGGTGGAAAATGTATATACGCTTTCTTTAGGAACCGGCTACACAGCAGAAATCTATGCCAGTCAGAAATCTTGGGGACTTCTAACTGGTTGGGGAGCTTCCAAGTTAGTGTCCTACATTCTGTCGCTACAGTCCCAGGCTTCCACCAATATAGCGAAACTGATCTTGAATGAAAGGTACTTGCGGCTAGACACGGAAATCGACACTTGGGAGTTGGACGACACCGTACATCTTGCAAACTTGAAGGCCCTTGCCGATAGGGATTTCACATACCAATCTAAAGCGATTTTGAAACACATAAGGAGAGGCATAAAATGA